Proteins encoded in a region of the Elaeis guineensis isolate ETL-2024a chromosome 7, EG11, whole genome shotgun sequence genome:
- the LOC105049345 gene encoding coatomer subunit beta-1: MEKSCTLLIHFDKGSPALANEIKEAMEGNDVPAKIDAMKKAIMLLINGETLPQLFITIVRYVLPSEDHTIQKLLLLYLEIIDKTDARGRVLPEMILICQNLRNNLQHPNEYIRGVTLRFLCRLSEAEILEPLIPSIFTNLEHRHPFIRRHALLAVSAIYRLPQGEHLLPDAPDMVEKLLSTEQDLSARRNAFLMLVTCAQDRAVSYLLSHADQVPEWGDLLQMAVLDLIRKVCRSNRAEKGKYIKIIISLLNSPSTAVIYECAGTLVSLSSAPTAIRAAANTYCQLLLSQSDNNVKLIVLDRLNELKSSDRDIMVEVIMDVLRALSSPNLDIRRKTLDIALELITPRNIDEVVLTLKKEVVKTQSGELEKNGEYRQMLVQAIHTCAIKFPEVASTVVHLLMDFLGDTNVASAIDVVLFVREIIETNPKLRVSIITRLLDTFYQIRAARVCSCALWIIGEYCLSLSEVESGIATIKQCLGDLPFYTSNEEGEVTDVSKPPQQVNSFITVSSRRPVILADGTYATQSAASETSFSAPTIVPGSLTSTGNLRSLILSGDFFLGAVVSCTLTKLVLRLEEVQPSKAEANKACSSALLIMVSMLQLGQSSSVSHPIDNDSYDRIVLCIRLLCNTGDEVRKIWLQSCRQSFAKMLAEKQFRETEEIKAKAQISHAQPDDLIDFYHLKSRKGMSQLELEDEVQDDLKRATGEFMKDGDDANRLNRILQLTGFSDPVYAEAYVTVHHYDIVLDVTVINRTKETLQNLCLELATMGDLKLVDRPQNYTLAPESSKQIRANIKVSSTETGVIFGNIVYETSNVLERTVVVLNDIHIDIMDYISPATCADVAFRSMWAEFEWENKVAVNSVIQDERAFLNHIIKSTNMKCLTPPSALEGECGFLAVNLYAKSVFGEDALVNVSVEKQADGKLGGYIRIRSKTQGIALSLGDKITLKQKGSS; the protein is encoded by the exons ATGGAGAAATCTTGTACGCTTCTGATCCACTTCGACAAGGGCTCCCCGGCCCTTGCGAACGAGATCAAGGAGGCCATGGAGGGCAACGACGTCCCGGCCAAGATCGACGCCATGAAGAAGGCCATCATGCTCCTCATCAACGGCGAGACGCTCCCCCAGCTCTTCATTACCATCGTCCGCTACGTCCTCCCTTCCGAGGACCACACCATCCAGAAGCTCCTCTTGCTCTACCTGGAGATCATCGACAAGACCGACGCCCGCGGCCGCGTCCTCCCGGAGATGATCCTCATCTGCCAGAACCTCCGCAACAACCTCCAGCACCCCAACGAGTACATCCGCGGCGTGACCCTCCGCTTCCTCTGCCGCCTTTCGGAAGCCGAGATCTTGGAGCCCCTCATACCCTCCATCTTCACCAACCTCGAGCACCGCCATCCTTTCATCCGCCGCCACGCCCTCCTCGCCGTCTCCGCCATTTACCGCCTCCCCCAGGGTGAGCATCTCCTCCCCGACGCTCCCGATATGGTCGAGAAGCTCCTCTCCACCGAGCAGGACCTGTCGGCCCGCCGCAACGCCTTTCTCATGCTGGTCACCTGCGCCCAGGACCGTGCCGTGAGCTACCTCCTCTCCCATGCGGATCAGGTCCCCGAGTGGGGTGACCTCCTCCAGATGGCCGTCCTCGACCTCATCCGCAAGGTCTGCCGCTCCAACCGGGCCGAGAAGGGGAAGTACATCAAGATCATAATCTCCCTTTTGAACTCCCCTTCCACTGCGGTCATATATGAGTGCGCTGGGACACTTGTCTCCCTATCATCCGCACCCACTGCTATCCGTGCCGCCGCCAACACCTACTGCCAACTCCTCCTCTCTCAGAGCGACAACAATGTGAAGCTTATTGTCCTCGACCGGCTCAATGAGCTCAAGTCCTCCGACAGGGACATCATGGTGGAAGTCATCATGGATGTGCTCAGAGCCTTATCAAGCCCGAATCTTGACATCCGCCGCAAGACCTTGGACATTGCATTGGAGCTGATTACCCCGAGGAACATTGACGAGGTGGTCCTCACTCTCAAGAAGGAGGTAGTCAAGACCCAAAGTGGAGAGCTTGAGAAGAATGGAGAGTACAGGCAGATGCTGGTTCAAGCCATCCACACTTGCGCAATCAAGTTCCCGGAGGTCGCAAGCACTGTCGTCCATCTCCTGATGGATTTCCTTGGAGACACCAATGTTGCATCTGCCATAGATGTGGTTCTCTTCGTGCGAGAGATAATCGAAACCAACCCGAAGCTCAGAGTTTCTATAATCACGAGATTGCTCGATACATTCTACCAGATTAGGGCTGCACGTGTCTGCTCATGCGCCCTTTGGATCATTGGGGAATACTGCCTCTCATTGTCTGAAGTGGAGAGTGGGATCGCAACAATTAAGCAGTGCCTTGGAGATCTCCCATTCTACACTAGCAATGAGGAGGGGGAGGTGACTGATGTTTCGAAGCCGCCACAACAGGTGAACTCCTTCATTACTGTTTCATCGAGAAGACCGGTGATTCTGGCGGATGGGACATATGCAACACAAAGTGCTGCTTCCGAGACTTCTTTTTCTGCCCCCACAATTGTTCCTGGTTCCTTGACGTCAACTGGAAATTTGAGGTCTTTAATTCTTTCGGGTGACTTCTTCTTAGGGGCTGTTGTTTCTTGCACTTTGACTAAACTTGTTttgagattggaggaggtccagCCATCAAAGGCTGAGGCCAACAAAGCTTGCAGCAGTGCCTTGTTGATCATGGTCTCCATGCTTCAGTTGGGGCAGTCTTCATCTGTATCCCACCCGATTGATAATGATTCTTATGACAGAATTGTGCTCTGCATAAGACTGCTCTGCAATACTGGTGACGAGGTTAGGAAGATTTGGCTGCAATCATGCCGCCAGAGTTTCGCAAAGATGCTTGCAGAAAAACAGTTCCGAGAAACAGAGGAGATTAAAGCAAAGGCCCAAATATCTCATGCACAGCCTGATGATCTTATTGATTTCTACCATTTGAAGAGTAGAAAG GGTATGAGCCAGCTTGAATTAGAGGATGAGGTTCAAGATGATTTAAAACGTGCAACTGGAGAGTTTATGAAGGATGGAGATGATGCCAATAGATTGAATCGTATTCTGCAACTCACAGGATTTAGTGATCCTGTGTATGCTGAAGCATATGTGACAGTCCATCATTACGACATTGTTCTTGATGTTACAGTCATTAACCGAACAAAAGAGACTCTTCAGAACTTGTGTTTGGAATTGGCAACCATGGGAGACCTCAAACTTGTAGACCGCCCACAGAACTATACTCTAGCACCAGAGTCAAGCAAGCAAATTCGAGCCAATATCAAGGTCTCATCAACAGAAACAGGAGTTATATTTGGTAACATTGTTTATGAGACTTCAAATGTGCTTGAGCGAACTGTTGTTGTCCTAAATGACATTCACATTGACATCATGGACTACATATCTCCCGCTACCTGTGCGGATGTGGCATTTAGGAGTATGTGGGCAGAATTCGAATGGGAAAACAAG GTGGCAGTGAACAGTGTAATTCAGGATGAAAGGGCATTTTTGAATCACATCATCAAGTCAACAAACATGAAGTGTCTCACTCCACC TTCTGCATTGGAGGGGGAATGTGGCTTTCTCGCAGTTAATTTGTATGCAAAGAGTGTCTTCGGAGAGGATGCTTTGGTGAATGTCAGCGTTGAGAAACAAGCAGATGGGAAGCTTGGTGGTTACATTAGGATAAGAAGCAAGACACAAGGAATTGCCCTCAGTTTAGGAGACAAGATCACACTCAAACAGAAGGGAAGCAGTTAG